In Geopsychrobacter electrodiphilus DSM 16401, a single window of DNA contains:
- a CDS encoding rhodanese-like domain-containing protein, with translation MNSPMIPSRRVLLEAVVLVLVAVAVGLSLNPRLVMNAFMGRNVVSKKPPIAASVQKFPQPVDYEELDSLIAAGDQLVDARDHHLYATAHLPGAISLPLGEVGQSLKKFKAQIPLETPLILYCNGFGCPDSFDLGVRLIAAGYLHVQVYEGGFPEWRDRGRPLEAGEGR, from the coding sequence ATGAATAGTCCGATGATTCCGTCACGTCGTGTCTTGCTTGAAGCAGTGGTGCTCGTTCTGGTCGCTGTTGCGGTCGGCTTGAGTCTTAACCCCAGGTTGGTCATGAACGCCTTCATGGGGCGAAATGTCGTCAGCAAAAAACCGCCGATCGCCGCTTCGGTCCAGAAATTTCCCCAACCGGTTGATTACGAAGAGCTTGATTCCCTGATAGCCGCAGGGGATCAACTGGTCGATGCGCGAGACCACCACCTCTACGCTACGGCACATCTGCCCGGCGCCATCTCGCTGCCTCTCGGGGAAGTCGGTCAATCCCTGAAAAAGTTCAAGGCGCAGATTCCGCTTGAGACCCCCCTGATTCTGTATTGCAACGGTTTTGGGTGCCCCGACTCCTTCGATCTGGGGGTGCGGTTGATCGCCGCTGGCTATCTGCATGTTCAGGTTTACGAAGGCGGATTCCCTGAATGGCGTGATCGTGGCCGTCCGTTAGAAGCAGGAGAGGGGCGATGA
- a CDS encoding protoheme IX farnesyltransferase, with translation MKQIFSQMVGTEIGGMVSETLSILTRLFRVRLASLVALSTLSGYLFAAHGFAPPAVLTTLAIWLLAAGCSALNQLQEINIDGRMGRTRSRPLPSGELTPGHALLISGGVIGCGLMLLMNGGQTPLLLGLLAILWYNGVYTPLKKKTAWAVFPGAICGALPPLIGYSAAGGSILDPAAVILAGTLLIWQVPHFWLLAWRYRQDQLDSGLPTPFRQISEERLFGINACWMAALFLCYFLFILFGMISNTLLADIYLALLAALLLASSKELLRGAKHASSGHLFHLVNLSMALLLMTLFFDNLG, from the coding sequence TTGAAACAGATTTTCAGCCAGATGGTCGGCACTGAAATCGGAGGGATGGTTAGTGAAACCCTGAGCATTCTCACCCGGCTGTTCCGGGTGCGCCTCGCCAGTCTGGTTGCGCTCTCGACCCTGAGTGGCTATCTCTTTGCGGCACACGGCTTTGCACCGCCTGCCGTTCTGACGACTCTGGCGATCTGGCTATTGGCGGCCGGCTGTTCGGCCCTCAACCAGCTGCAGGAAATTAATATTGACGGCCGGATGGGCCGCACCCGCTCAAGACCGCTGCCCAGCGGGGAACTCACGCCGGGTCACGCCTTGTTGATCTCGGGCGGGGTGATCGGTTGTGGCCTGATGTTGTTAATGAACGGTGGCCAAACGCCACTGCTGCTCGGCCTGCTTGCCATCTTGTGGTACAACGGCGTCTACACTCCACTCAAAAAAAAGACCGCCTGGGCGGTCTTTCCCGGTGCCATCTGTGGGGCGTTGCCACCGTTGATCGGCTATAGTGCTGCGGGAGGGTCAATCCTCGATCCGGCGGCCGTCATCTTAGCCGGCACCCTGTTGATCTGGCAGGTTCCACATTTTTGGCTCCTGGCCTGGCGCTATCGTCAGGATCAACTTGATTCTGGCCTACCCACCCCCTTTCGCCAGATCAGCGAAGAACGCCTGTTCGGCATCAACGCCTGCTGGATGGCAGCTCTTTTCCTCTGCTACTTCCTCTTTATCCTCTTCGGTATGATCAGCAACACACTGCTTGCCGACATCTATCTTGCGCTACTCGCAGCCTTGTTGCTGGCCAGCTCCAAAGAGCTGCTCCGTGGCGCAAAACACGCCAGCAGTGGACATCTTTTTCATCTGGTCAATCTGTCGATGGCTCTTTTGCTCATGACGCTTTTTTTCGACAACCTGGGTTAA
- a CDS encoding Rdx family protein, with the protein MDVSIAYCTQUNYLPKATSLAAKLKQRFSAQVNLVPSSGGAFEIVVNGRKIYSKLETGDFPDEEHLIQSLGG; encoded by the coding sequence ATGGACGTCAGTATCGCCTACTGTACCCAGTGAAATTATCTTCCCAAGGCCACCAGTCTGGCGGCCAAACTCAAACAGCGGTTTTCAGCACAGGTAAACCTGGTCCCCTCGTCTGGTGGTGCCTTTGAAATCGTAGTAAATGGTCGAAAAATTTACTCTAAGCTTGAGACCGGGGACTTTCCCGATGAGGAGCATCTGATTCAGTCGCTAGGCGGCTGA
- a CDS encoding MauE/DoxX family redox-associated membrane protein, which produces MKLWLYHLCRLLLAGVFIYAGFLKGLDPVAFAGQVAAYKILPYAFNYFVAATLPFVEVLCGILLLLNQRVRPALLVLFGLNGVFMLALSSLLARGLEIDCGCFHPGGEAGAGTSPLMALVRDAGLMLVILTTWVLRQRQAQESPDE; this is translated from the coding sequence ATGAAACTCTGGCTCTACCATCTGTGCCGCCTGCTGTTAGCAGGGGTTTTTATCTATGCAGGATTTTTGAAGGGGCTTGACCCGGTCGCTTTTGCCGGGCAGGTCGCCGCCTATAAGATTCTCCCTTATGCATTCAACTATTTCGTCGCCGCAACCCTCCCCTTTGTTGAAGTTTTGTGCGGCATCTTATTGCTGCTGAATCAGCGCGTCCGGCCTGCACTTCTGGTGCTGTTCGGACTCAATGGGGTTTTTATGCTGGCGCTCTCCAGCCTGCTGGCGCGTGGTCTCGAAATCGATTGCGGTTGTTTTCACCCCGGCGGAGAAGCGGGAGCGGGGACCAGCCCGCTGATGGCTCTGGTGCGGGATGCCGGTTTGATGCTCGTGATACTGACCACCTGGGTTTTGCGCCAGCGACAGGCTCAGGAATCGCCTGATGAATGA
- a CDS encoding cytochrome c oxidase subunit 3 family protein, translated as MSIEHRDDTGARFGMWLFLYTEVILFSGLFLLYAMALAKFPNDFSNASHRLNIYFGTVNTLVLLTSSLSIAMAVTALQRGRTKLTLILCGTTVFLGIVFLINKYFEWSAEIGHGIYPGSHHLAEQAPGVAAFFNLYFFTLGLHGLHVVIGGTLITVVAIMTAKGKVTSERYTLLENTALYWHLVDLIWIFLFPLYYLIL; from the coding sequence ATGAGTATTGAGCATCGCGATGATACCGGCGCCCGCTTCGGCATGTGGCTGTTCCTCTACACGGAAGTCATCCTGTTCAGCGGCCTGTTTCTGCTTTACGCCATGGCCCTGGCCAAATTTCCAAACGACTTCAGCAACGCCAGTCACCGCCTGAATATCTACTTTGGGACCGTTAATACCCTGGTGTTGCTGACCAGCAGCCTGTCCATCGCCATGGCGGTTACCGCCCTTCAACGGGGGCGCACCAAGCTGACCCTGATCCTGTGCGGGACTACGGTTTTCCTGGGAATCGTCTTTCTGATCAACAAATATTTCGAATGGTCGGCCGAGATCGGCCACGGTATCTATCCCGGATCCCACCATCTCGCCGAGCAGGCCCCAGGGGTTGCGGCATTTTTTAATCTCTACTTTTTCACCCTCGGGCTGCACGGCCTGCACGTAGTGATCGGCGGGACCCTGATCACTGTGGTCGCGATCATGACCGCCAAGGGCAAAGTGACCAGCGAGCGCTATACACTGCTCGAGAATACTGCCCTCTACTGGCACCTGGTCGATTTGATCTGGATTTTTCTGTTTCCGCTCTACTATCTGATTCTGTGA
- a CDS encoding 4Fe-4S binding protein, with product MKNFASIQALLGRSPLLRLRLLVQWGMLCWCLVLGVQLGLFVRHFDTGGRAAYYPRFPGVEAFLPIGALVSLKNWLLNGQVDTIHPAALVLFVTFVALALITRKSFCSWLCPVGTIEELMWKLGQRLFGRLWQPWRWLDRLLQSLKYLLLIIFVKLILIDMPALAVKNFLAAPYWAMADVKMLHFFAGLAGIPLITILLLLILSLFFRNPWCRYLCPYGALLGIFSVFSPSRIRRDPQVCIDCGTCSRVCPARLPVAERIQILSPECTGCLTCVANCPQAGALNMALLKHPLPQWVFPLMVLLVFTGGVAGGMLSGHWQTSLSYADYQRLIPFSQFLGH from the coding sequence ATGAAAAATTTTGCGTCTATCCAAGCTCTGCTGGGCCGGAGTCCCTTGCTCCGCCTGCGTCTGCTGGTGCAATGGGGCATGCTCTGCTGGTGCCTGGTGCTGGGAGTTCAACTTGGCCTGTTCGTCCGTCATTTTGATACGGGCGGGCGTGCCGCCTACTATCCACGGTTTCCCGGGGTCGAGGCTTTTCTGCCGATCGGCGCGCTGGTCAGCCTGAAAAACTGGCTGTTGAACGGACAGGTCGATACGATCCATCCGGCGGCGCTGGTGCTGTTTGTGACTTTTGTTGCGCTGGCGCTCATCACCCGCAAGTCCTTCTGCTCCTGGTTGTGTCCGGTTGGGACCATCGAAGAACTGATGTGGAAACTGGGGCAACGGCTTTTCGGCCGTCTCTGGCAACCCTGGCGCTGGTTGGACCGGCTGCTGCAAAGTCTGAAGTATCTGCTGCTTATTATATTCGTCAAGCTGATCCTGATCGACATGCCCGCGCTGGCGGTCAAGAATTTTCTGGCCGCACCTTACTGGGCGATGGCCGATGTTAAAATGTTGCACTTCTTCGCCGGTCTGGCTGGCATTCCGCTCATCACAATTTTATTGCTGTTAATCCTGTCGTTGTTTTTCCGTAACCCCTGGTGTCGTTATCTCTGTCCCTATGGTGCGTTGCTCGGCATTTTCTCCGTTTTCAGCCCCAGCCGTATCCGCCGCGACCCGCAGGTCTGTATCGATTGTGGTACATGCAGCCGGGTCTGCCCGGCGCGCTTGCCGGTCGCTGAAAGAATCCAAATTCTCTCTCCGGAGTGCACCGGTTGTCTGACCTGTGTCGCCAACTGTCCGCAAGCGGGGGCTCTGAATATGGCGTTATTAAAGCACCCCCTTCCGCAATGGGTATTCCCACTCATGGTCTTGCTGGTCTTCACTGGCGGCGTGGCGGGCGGGATGCTCAGCGGTCATTGGCAGACATCGCTCTCCTATGCAGATTACCAACGCCTGATTCCGTTCAGTCAATTTTTGGGGCACTGA
- a CDS encoding KamA family radical SAM protein, protein MNEPWQQQLRDLLTDVNELSERFNLDPQTLGPVVERYPLRISPAVLDLIEAPGDPIWRQFIPDPRELEETGLVDPLGEENLSPVPSVVHRYPDRALFLVSSSCASYCRFCTRKRRVGCVGSAPSFRELRDGIDYIAAHPQIRDVLFSGGDPLLLPDAVLGDLLNRVHQIPHVEIIRIGSRVPLTLPTRITPQLCQLLKKFSPLFLNTHFNHPRELTPEAGAACHLLADHGIVLGNQTVLLKGVNDDPALIQELFFRLLKMRVRPYYLHQMDLVRGGEHFRTPLDCGLDIMAGLRGPVSGLASPHFVVDLPGGKGKVPLLPGAILRRGRATQIRSAAGELIDYPDAGSENI, encoded by the coding sequence ATGAATGAACCCTGGCAGCAGCAACTGCGGGACCTGTTGACTGATGTCAATGAACTGAGCGAACGGTTTAACCTGGACCCGCAGACGCTGGGCCCGGTCGTCGAACGCTACCCTTTGCGGATCAGCCCTGCGGTGCTTGATCTCATCGAAGCCCCCGGTGATCCGATCTGGCGCCAGTTTATCCCTGACCCGCGTGAACTTGAAGAGACCGGGCTGGTCGACCCGCTCGGCGAGGAGAACCTCTCGCCGGTGCCGAGTGTCGTGCATCGCTACCCCGACCGCGCTCTCTTTCTGGTCAGCAGCAGTTGCGCCAGCTATTGCCGCTTCTGCACGCGTAAGCGTCGCGTCGGTTGCGTCGGCAGCGCCCCCAGCTTTCGCGAGCTGCGTGACGGGATCGACTACATCGCCGCACATCCGCAGATCCGCGATGTGCTCTTTTCCGGCGGCGACCCGCTGCTGTTGCCCGACGCAGTGCTCGGCGATCTGCTCAACCGCGTACATCAAATCCCGCATGTCGAAATCATCCGTATCGGCAGTCGCGTACCCCTGACCCTGCCCACGCGGATTACCCCGCAGCTCTGTCAACTGCTAAAGAAATTTTCCCCCCTGTTCTTGAACACCCATTTCAATCACCCGCGGGAACTGACCCCTGAGGCGGGCGCTGCCTGCCACCTGCTGGCTGATCATGGAATTGTCCTCGGGAATCAGACGGTTCTGCTCAAAGGGGTGAACGATGATCCGGCGCTGATCCAGGAGCTGTTCTTCAGGCTCCTGAAGATGCGGGTGCGCCCTTACTACCTGCATCAGATGGACCTGGTGCGTGGCGGCGAACATTTTCGCACGCCGCTTGACTGCGGACTGGATATTATGGCGGGCTTGCGTGGCCCGGTTTCGGGACTCGCATCACCACATTTTGTCGTTGATCTCCCCGGGGGCAAGGGGAAGGTGCCGCTGTTGCCAGGCGCCATCCTCCGACGCGGGCGCGCAACGCAGATTCGTTCGGCGGCCGGAGAATTGATCGACTATCCCGACGCCGGGTCCGAAAACATCTAG
- the coxB gene encoding cytochrome c oxidase subunit II has protein sequence MNSLNNPTAIGVDNVLIYIFGISALMLVGITLTMIYFVIRYRRSKNPQPTSDVHGNLWLEVVWTLLPTLIVMTMFWYGWVSYLGLRNVPDGALEIKCTARQWSWQFEYPNGRKSAKLYVPVGQPVKVNLTSVDVLHSFFVPAFRIKRDVVPGMESYVWFKATEPGSYDVFCAEYCGVSHSKMVTTVEALNKADYAKWAQPAVENTEPRGLTLLKEHGCTGCHSLDGSAGVGPSLFQLNGKQIEVKTQGQERKLTVDADYLRRSIREPKADVVEGFQPIMPAFEKDQLNEADQQAIVDYLLNQNTQPASKPQKLDGQKLIEENGCLGCHSTDGSRLAGPSFKGLGTRTTEVKREGKEIKLKVDADYLRRALRQPNYEVVDDYPAIMPTFDQLSDAEVEAIVQELLKK, from the coding sequence GTGAATTCGTTGAACAATCCGACTGCCATCGGGGTCGATAACGTACTGATCTACATTTTCGGAATCTCGGCGCTGATGTTGGTGGGAATCACCCTCACCATGATCTATTTTGTCATTCGCTATCGGCGTTCAAAAAATCCGCAGCCGACCTCCGATGTTCACGGTAACCTCTGGCTGGAAGTGGTCTGGACTCTGCTCCCGACGCTGATTGTCATGACCATGTTCTGGTACGGCTGGGTCAGCTACCTGGGCCTGCGCAACGTCCCGGATGGGGCGCTGGAGATCAAATGCACGGCTCGTCAGTGGTCCTGGCAATTCGAATATCCCAACGGCCGGAAGTCGGCCAAGTTGTATGTCCCGGTCGGCCAACCGGTCAAGGTCAATCTGACCTCGGTCGATGTGCTGCACAGTTTCTTTGTCCCCGCCTTCCGCATCAAGCGTGACGTGGTTCCCGGCATGGAGTCCTACGTCTGGTTCAAGGCCACCGAACCGGGCAGCTACGACGTCTTCTGCGCCGAGTATTGCGGGGTCAGCCATTCCAAGATGGTCACCACTGTCGAGGCTCTGAACAAGGCGGATTACGCTAAATGGGCGCAGCCGGCGGTCGAGAATACCGAACCACGTGGCTTGACGCTGCTGAAGGAGCACGGTTGTACCGGTTGCCACAGCCTGGACGGCAGCGCCGGGGTCGGACCCAGCCTGTTCCAGTTGAACGGCAAGCAGATCGAAGTGAAGACCCAGGGGCAGGAGCGGAAATTAACAGTCGATGCGGATTATTTACGCCGCTCGATCCGCGAACCGAAGGCCGACGTAGTTGAGGGGTTCCAACCGATCATGCCGGCTTTCGAAAAGGATCAGCTCAACGAAGCCGATCAGCAGGCAATCGTCGATTACCTGCTAAACCAAAACACCCAACCGGCCTCCAAGCCACAGAAGCTTGATGGTCAGAAACTGATCGAGGAGAACGGCTGCCTCGGCTGCCATTCAACCGATGGCAGCCGACTGGCCGGGCCGAGCTTCAAGGGGTTGGGCACGCGGACGACCGAGGTCAAACGCGAGGGGAAAGAGATTAAACTCAAGGTCGATGCCGATTACCTGCGGCGCGCCCTGCGCCAGCCGAATTACGAAGTCGTCGACGATTACCCGGCGATCATGCCGACCTTCGACCAGTTGAGCGATGCCGAGGTCGAGGCAATTGTGCAGGAACTCCTGAAGAAATAG
- a CDS encoding cytochrome c oxidase subunit I has protein sequence MSETNSSYSGFWQQGQRRGILGWLLSTDHKRIGIMYLCCVTTMFIVGACLGLALRLELIAPGPTVMSAQTYNATFTVHGVIMIFLFIIPSIPASFGNLLMPIMIGARDVSFPKVNLISWYCYIIGAVLAILSIFTGTGAPDTGWTFYVPFSTQTTTNIDLAVMAAFMLGFSSILTGLNFLTTIHRLRAKGMTWGRLPLFVWTLYATAWVQVLATPMIGITLLLIVFERVFGAGLFDAARGGDPILYQHMFWIYSHPAVYIMILPGMGVISEVIPVFARKPLFGYWAMALSSLAIAFAGSLVWGHHMFASGMSDMAILIFSFLTFIVAIPSAIKVFNWVSTLYKGSIQLAPPMLYALSFIFLFSIGGLGGLVLGAAASDIHLTDTMFVVGHFHYVMFGGTGFAFFAALHYWLPKFFGRMYNHKRAVIAWALMFVGFNFTYMPMQVLGVMGMPRRYYDYLPQFTTLNQVSTVGSWVMALGLLVMFVNLWKGIRSGTPVGPNPWGGATLEWQIPSPPPIENFGEEDPVVTHGPYDFKGVVADEY, from the coding sequence ATGAGCGAAACAAACTCCAGTTACAGCGGGTTCTGGCAACAAGGCCAGCGTCGCGGCATTCTCGGCTGGCTGCTGTCGACCGATCATAAACGGATCGGCATCATGTACCTGTGCTGCGTCACCACCATGTTCATCGTCGGTGCCTGCCTGGGGCTGGCACTCCGCCTGGAACTGATCGCCCCGGGACCGACCGTCATGAGCGCCCAGACTTACAACGCCACCTTCACGGTGCACGGGGTGATCATGATCTTCCTCTTCATCATTCCGAGCATCCCGGCCTCCTTCGGCAATCTGTTGATGCCGATTATGATTGGTGCGCGCGATGTCAGCTTTCCCAAGGTCAACCTGATCTCCTGGTACTGCTATATCATCGGCGCGGTTCTCGCGATCCTCTCGATCTTCACCGGCACCGGGGCGCCCGATACCGGCTGGACTTTCTATGTGCCGTTCAGCACTCAGACCACGACTAACATCGACCTGGCGGTGATGGCCGCCTTCATGCTCGGCTTCTCATCGATCCTGACCGGACTCAATTTTCTTACCACCATCCACCGGTTGCGCGCCAAGGGTATGACCTGGGGCCGGCTGCCGCTGTTCGTCTGGACACTCTACGCCACCGCCTGGGTTCAGGTTCTGGCGACCCCGATGATCGGTATCACCCTGCTGCTGATCGTATTCGAAAGAGTCTTCGGCGCCGGGCTGTTCGATGCGGCGCGCGGCGGCGATCCGATCCTCTACCAGCACATGTTCTGGATCTATTCACACCCGGCGGTCTACATCATGATCCTGCCGGGGATGGGGGTCATCTCCGAAGTCATCCCGGTTTTCGCCCGTAAACCGTTGTTCGGCTACTGGGCGATGGCGCTCTCCAGCCTGGCGATCGCATTTGCCGGCTCACTGGTCTGGGGACACCACATGTTCGCCAGCGGCATGAGTGACATGGCGATCTTGATCTTCTCCTTTTTAACCTTCATCGTCGCCATCCCCAGCGCAATCAAAGTTTTCAACTGGGTCTCGACCCTGTACAAGGGTTCAATCCAGTTGGCCCCGCCGATGCTTTACGCGCTCTCCTTTATCTTCCTCTTCTCCATCGGCGGCCTCGGTGGACTGGTGCTGGGCGCTGCCGCCAGCGACATCCACCTGACTGACACCATGTTCGTCGTCGGGCATTTCCATTACGTCATGTTCGGCGGCACAGGCTTCGCCTTTTTCGCCGCCCTGCACTACTGGCTGCCGAAGTTTTTCGGTCGTATGTACAATCATAAACGCGCGGTGATCGCCTGGGCACTGATGTTCGTCGGCTTTAATTTCACCTACATGCCGATGCAGGTTCTCGGGGTGATGGGCATGCCGCGGCGTTACTATGATTATCTGCCGCAGTTCACCACTCTGAACCAGGTCTCGACGGTCGGTTCATGGGTTATGGCGCTTGGTCTGCTGGTAATGTTCGTCAATCTCTGGAAGGGGATCCGCAGCGGCACTCCGGTCGGCCCAAATCCCTGGGGGGGGGCAACACTCGAATGGCAGATCCCCTCCCCGCCGCCGATCGAAAATTTCGGCGAAGAAGATCCGGTTGTAACCCACGGACCCTACGATTTTAAAGGAGTGGTTGCCGATGAGTATTGA
- a CDS encoding SCO family protein, translated as MTYRQLFLIIVCFLVPLQAATAHDSEPSIKHQLGATPSLDRLDERLGESIPLSASFTDSSGRQLQLAELINRPTLMVPVYYQCRNVCNFLLGGLAQVLPQLKLQAGKDYNVITFSIDPDETSVQSAHSKKTFFNALQGSYPPDAWHFLTGDQVNIHQVTDAAGYYFTKQGDDFLHPVVAFVVNKGGKIVRYLPGQNFSALDLTMALVEAREDRIGVPIRKALQFCFSYDPQGHKYVFNLLRISATSILLVLGSFLLYLILSGRKKKK; from the coding sequence TTGACTTACCGTCAGCTTTTTTTGATCATAGTCTGCTTCCTTGTCCCCCTGCAAGCGGCCACCGCTCACGATAGCGAACCCTCGATCAAGCATCAACTTGGCGCTACGCCGTCGCTCGACAGACTGGATGAACGGCTCGGCGAATCTATACCGCTCAGCGCATCGTTCACCGATTCAAGCGGTCGTCAACTACAGCTTGCAGAGTTGATCAATCGGCCAACCCTGATGGTACCGGTCTATTACCAGTGCCGCAACGTCTGTAATTTCCTGCTCGGTGGACTTGCCCAGGTCCTGCCGCAGCTCAAGCTGCAAGCCGGCAAGGACTACAACGTTATCACCTTCAGCATCGATCCCGACGAGACCAGCGTCCAGTCGGCCCATAGCAAAAAAACCTTTTTCAACGCTCTGCAGGGATCTTACCCCCCGGACGCCTGGCATTTTCTAACCGGCGATCAGGTCAACATTCACCAGGTCACTGATGCGGCCGGTTATTATTTTACCAAACAGGGGGATGATTTCCTGCATCCGGTGGTCGCCTTTGTCGTCAACAAAGGGGGCAAAATCGTCCGCTATCTGCCGGGTCAAAATTTTTCCGCCCTCGACCTGACCATGGCGCTGGTTGAAGCGCGCGAGGACCGGATCGGGGTCCCGATCCGCAAAGCGCTGCAGTTTTGTTTCAGTTACGATCCACAGGGACATAAATATGTCTTCAATCTGCTGCGGATCAGCGCGACCTCGATCCTGCTGGTCCTCGGTTCATTCCTGCTGTACCTGATTCTTAGTGGAAGAAAGAAGAAAAAATGA
- a CDS encoding cytochrome C oxidase subunit IV family protein, which produces MSEQKHEPVPFRTFIQVWICLLILTVTTVIVSRIHLGPWNIWAALGIASLKSSLVIFFFMHLRHEMRLFKIGLLVLLVIVAIFIGVTFFDVLYR; this is translated from the coding sequence ATGTCTGAGCAAAAACACGAACCGGTTCCTTTTCGCACCTTCATCCAGGTCTGGATTTGCCTGCTGATATTAACCGTCACCACGGTTATCGTCTCGCGGATCCATCTGGGCCCCTGGAACATCTGGGCCGCGCTGGGTATTGCCTCACTCAAATCGAGCTTGGTGATCTTCTTCTTCATGCATCTGCGCCATGAGATGCGGCTGTTTAAAATCGGCCTGCTGGTGCTGTTGGTCATTGTGGCAATCTTCATCGGTGTTACTTTCTTTGATGTGCTCTACCGTTAG
- a CDS encoding DUF547 domain-containing protein: MIGDQLLLNDGEVPLSYNRIDVAAELQLRIDRLKRDFYSNESGRVDYQALRDSQGFKDYCVCCRQLQEYDLLNLKTVPERTAFWINLYNSLIVHGIIALDIRQTVKDVYDFFGRIYYRIGIADYSADDIEHGILRGNRRPPYGLFHPFDEGDIRLDYRVEEVDPRIHFALVCGSSSCPPINYYAADKLEDQLEMAADNFINGAEVEILPEQNLLRLSPIFRWYKSDFGGQKGVLEALARYRKKPEDRIFLQEFGSKAHIEWKEYDWTLNS, from the coding sequence ATGATTGGCGATCAATTACTTTTAAATGATGGTGAAGTCCCGCTTTCGTATAATCGGATCGATGTCGCGGCTGAGTTACAGCTTCGGATCGATCGTCTTAAGAGAGATTTTTACAGCAACGAGAGCGGTCGAGTCGACTACCAAGCCCTGCGTGATTCGCAAGGGTTTAAAGATTATTGCGTTTGTTGCCGGCAGTTGCAGGAATATGATCTGCTGAATTTGAAAACCGTACCCGAAAGGACCGCATTCTGGATCAATCTTTACAACAGTCTTATTGTGCATGGAATCATCGCTCTCGACATCCGGCAGACGGTTAAGGATGTTTATGATTTCTTTGGCCGGATCTACTACCGGATAGGTATCGCCGATTACTCGGCAGACGATATTGAACATGGTATCCTGCGCGGCAACCGGCGTCCGCCATACGGTCTGTTTCACCCCTTTGACGAGGGCGATATTCGTCTGGATTATCGGGTTGAGGAGGTTGATCCGCGGATTCATTTCGCTCTGGTCTGCGGCAGCTCTTCCTGTCCTCCTATCAACTATTATGCCGCTGATAAGCTTGAGGATCAGTTGGAGATGGCTGCCGATAATTTTATAAACGGCGCCGAAGTCGAGATTCTTCCGGAGCAGAATTTACTGAGGCTTTCACCCATTTTCAGATGGTATAAATCTGACTTTGGCGGGCAAAAGGGGGTTCTTGAGGCCCTTGCCCGCTACCGCAAAAAGCCGGAAGATCGTATCTTTCTGCAGGAGTTTGGCAGTAAAGCCCATATTGAATGGAAAGAGTATGACTGGACGTTGAACAGTTGA
- a CDS encoding SlyX family protein, which translates to MMEDIIQRLTALEMRFSFQEETLEELNQVVTRCNLQIQQLSRENSSLREMMRSLAPDMPESPDE; encoded by the coding sequence ATGATGGAAGATATTATTCAACGTTTGACCGCCCTGGAGATGCGCTTCTCTTTTCAGGAGGAGACGCTCGAGGAACTGAACCAGGTTGTGACCAGGTGCAATCTGCAGATTCAGCAACTGAGCCGTGAGAACAGCTCGTTGCGCGAGATGATGCGCTCGCTGGCGCCGGACATGCCGGAATCGCCAGATGAATAG
- a CDS encoding glycine cleavage system protein R — MNHFALTIIGRDRPGIVSEVTSILYQLGCNIADSSCSILGGQFSMILIISHPELQDQMALSQAFAPLEKKNLSVYLRTLKPGGEEHPDLQGEICMISVYGADKPGIVYRVARELGDRKINITDLNTKLIGEKGTPVYVMMIEAVLNQGVEIEEVESWMTDLKRELKVDISVRSITPVEL; from the coding sequence ATGAACCATTTCGCCCTGACCATTATAGGCCGTGACCGCCCCGGCATCGTTTCCGAGGTCACAAGTATCCTTTACCAGCTCGGCTGCAACATTGCCGACAGCAGTTGCTCCATCCTCGGCGGGCAATTTTCGATGATCCTGATTATTTCACACCCGGAGCTTCAGGATCAGATGGCCCTGTCCCAGGCATTCGCCCCACTCGAGAAGAAGAATTTGTCGGTCTACCTGCGCACGTTAAAACCTGGCGGCGAAGAACATCCCGATCTGCAGGGTGAGATCTGTATGATTTCCGTCTATGGTGCCGACAAGCCGGGAATCGTCTACCGGGTTGCCCGCGAACTGGGCGACCGAAAAATCAACATCACCGATTTGAACACCAAATTAATTGGTGAAAAAGGCACCCCGGTCTATGTCATGATGATCGAAGCGGTGCTTAATCAGGGTGTCGAGATCGAAGAAGTCGAAAGCTGGATGACCGATCTCAAACGGGAACTGAAGGTCGATATTTCGGTGCGTTCGATCACCCCGGTGGAGCTTTAA